From the Ascaphus truei isolate aAscTru1 chromosome 15, aAscTru1.hap1, whole genome shotgun sequence genome, one window contains:
- the CSTF1 gene encoding cleavage stimulation factor subunit 1: protein MYRYKITLKDRNQLYKLIISQLLYDGYVSLANGLISEIKPQSVCAPSEQLLHLIKVGMENDDSAVQYAIGRSDTVAPGTGIDLEFDADVQTMSPEASEYETCYVTSHKGPCRVATYSRDGQLIATGSADASIKILDTERMLAKSAMPIEVMMNETAQQNMENHPVIRTLYDHVDEVTCLAFHPSEQILASGSKDFTMKLFDYSKPSAKRAFKYIQEAEMLRSISFHPSGDFVIVGTQHPTLRLYDINTFQCFVSCNPQDQHTDAICCVNYNPNANTYVSCGKDGSIKLWDGVSNRCITTYEKAHDGAEVCSAIFSKNSKYILSSGKDSVARLWEISTGRMLVKYTGAGLSGRQVHRTQAVFNHTEDYVLLPDERTISLCCWDSRTAERRNLLSLGHNNIVRCIVHSPTNPGFMTCSDDFRARFWYRRSTTD, encoded by the exons ATGTACAGATATAAGATAACCCTGAAGGATCGCAATCAGCTGTACAAACTGATAATCAGCCAATTACTCTACGATGGATACGTCAGCCTCGCCAACGGTCTCATCAGTGAGATAAAGCCACAGTCTGTGTGCGCCCCCTCAGAGCAGTTACTGCACCTCATCAAAGTGG GCATGGAAAATGATGACAGTGCGGTGCAGTACGCCATCGGTCGTTCTGATACCGTGGCTCCAGGCACGGGCATCGACCTGGAGTTTGATGCGGATGTGCAAACCATGTCCCCTGAAGCCTCAGAATACGAGACCTGTTACGTGACATCACATAAAGGACCCTGCCGCGTGGCAACTTACAGCAGAGATGGGCAGCTGATAGCCACCGGCTCTGCGGATGCCTCCATAAAGATCCTTGATACGGAGCGGATGTTGGCCAAAAGTGCGATGCCAATTGAG GTCATGATGAATGAGACGGCACAGCAGAACATGGAGAACCACCCCGTGATACGCACCCTGTACGATCACGTTGATGAGGTCACTTGTCTGGCTTTTCACCCATCGGAACAGATTCTGGCATCCGGCTCTAAAGACTTCACCATGAAATTATTTGACTATTCCAAACCCTCCGCCAAAAGGGCTTTCAAGTACATCCAG GAAGCCGAAATGCTGCGGTCCATCTCGTTCCATCCTTCGGGAGACTTCGTTATCGTCGGCACCCAGCACCCGACGCTGCGGCTCTACGACATCAACACCTTCCAGTGCTTCGTGTCCTGCAATCCCCAGGACCAGCACACCGACGCCATCTGCTGCGTGAACTACAACCCCAACGCCAACACGTACGTCAGCTGCGGCAAGGACGGCAGCATCAAGCTGTGGGACGGCGTCTCGAACCGCTGCATCACCACGTACGAGAAGGCGCACGACGGCGCCGAGGTCTGCTCCGCCATCTTCTCCAAAAACTCCAAGTACATCCTGTCTAGCGGGAAGGACTCCGTGGCTCGACTGTGGGAGATTTCAACTGGGCGGATGTTGGTTAAATACACAG GTGCCGGGCTGAGCGGGAGGCAGGTGCACAGAACACAGGCCGTCTTCAACCACACCGAGGATTACGTCTTGCTCCCCGATGAAAGGACCATAAGCCTTTGCTGCTGGGACTCCAGAACGGCCGAGCGCCGGAACCTGCTGTCGCTGGGACACAACAACATCGTGCGCTGCATCGTTCACTCGCCTACCAATCCCGGCTTCATGACCTGCAGCGATGACTTCAGAGCCAGGTTCTGGTACCGCCGCTCAACCACAGACTGA